The region CATCTCCATAGAGACGGTATAAAACGATATAGTTATCGACAGCCGCCTTACGATATCCTTTAGACGACAAGAAAACATCTTCACAAAGGGGATACAACCTCGGATTGGATAATACTTTCCCGTAACAAGCTTCAAGTTTGGAGATAAAAGAGCTCGCCGCCGCCGGGCTTTGCAGATAGTTGACCATATAGCCGATGATCCCGTCAATATCATCCTCCGCGTCTTCGGCTATCAAAAGCCTACAAGCCATATTTCGACCTCGCGGCATCCAGTGAT is a window of Cloacibacillus sp. DNA encoding:
- a CDS encoding type II toxin-antitoxin system RelE/ParE family toxin, coding for MACRLLIAEDAEDDIDGIIGYMVNYLQSPAAASSFISKLEACYGKVLSNPRLYPLCEDVFLSSKGYRKAAVDNYIVLYRLYGDDTAIILRVFYGRHSYADII